A stretch of the Macaca thibetana thibetana isolate TM-01 chromosome X, ASM2454274v1, whole genome shotgun sequence genome encodes the following:
- the CETN2 gene encoding centrin-2, producing MASNFKKTNMASSSQRKRMSPKPELTEEQKQEIREAFDLFDADGTGTIDVKELKVAMRALGFEPKKEEIKKMISEIDKEGTGKMNFGDFLTVMTQKMSEKDTKEEILKAFKLFDDDETGKISFKNLKRVAKELGENLTDEELQEMIDEADRDGDGEVSEQEFLRIMKKTSLY from the exons ATG GCCTCCAACTTTAAGAAGACAAACATGGCATCAAGTtcccagagaaaaagaatgagtcCTAAGCCTGAGCTTACTGAAGAGCAGAAGCAGGAGATCCGGGAAGCTTTTGATCTTTTCGATGCGGATGGAACTGGCACCATAGATGTTAAAGAACTTAAG GTGGCAATGAGGGCCCTGGGCTTTGAacctaagaaagaagaaattaagaaaatgataagtGAAATTGACAAAGAAGGGACAGGAAAAATGAACTTTGGTGACTTTTTAACTGTGATGACCCAGAAAATG TCTGAAAAAGATACCAAAGAAGAAATCCTGAAAGCTTTCAAGCTCTTTGATGATGATGAAACTGGAAAGATTTCGTTCAAAAATCTGAAACGCGTGGCCAAGGAGTTGGGTGAGAACCTGACTGATGAGGAGCTGCAG GAAATGATTGATGAAGCTGATcgagatggagatggagaggtCAGTGAGCAAGAGTTCCTGCGCATCATGAAAAAGACCAGCCTCTATTAA